A DNA window from Brassica napus cultivar Da-Ae chromosome C1, Da-Ae, whole genome shotgun sequence contains the following coding sequences:
- the LOC111202186 gene encoding transcription factor MYB102: MGRSPCCEKTGLKKGPWTSEEDQKLVDYIQQHGYGNWRTLPKNAGLQRCGKSCRLRWTNYLRPDIKRGRFSLEEEETIIHLHSFLGNKWSAIAARLPGRTDNEIKNFWNTHIRKKLLRMGIDPVTHSPRLDLLDISSILASSLYNSSSHHVNMSRLMMDAHRQQQQHPLVNPEILKLATSLFSQNQTQTQNHNQNLNFVVDHDTNTHEHHSVYHQDVNQAGVNQYQTGHQDYQPCMPPFPNEAQFNDMGHQFNGFGEQALASTSNTSVQDCNIPSFNNFANSSFVLDPSYSDQSFSFANSVLNTPSSSPTTLNSSSTTYINSSSCNTEDEMESYCSNLVKFDISDFLDVNDFLI; encoded by the exons ATGGGAAGATCACCTTGCTGCGAGAAGACTGGCCTCAAGAAAGGGCCATGGACGTCTGAGGAAGACCAGAAGCTTGTTGACTATATCCAGCAACATGGATATGGTAACTGGAGAACCCTCCCCAAAAATGCTG GTTTGCAAAGATGTGGCAAGAGTTGTCGGCTAAGGTGGACTAATTATCTCCGACCAGATATAAAGCGAGGGCGATTCTccttggaagaagaagaaactattATTCATCTTCATAGCTTTTTAGGAAACAA ATGGTCTGCTATTGCGGCACGTTTGCCTGGAAGAACAGATAACGAGATCAAAAACTTTTGGAACACACATATTAGAAAGAAGTTGCTTAGAATGGGCATCGATCCAGTGACTCACAGTCCCCGACTTGATCTCCTTGATATCTCATCCATCTTGGCATCATCTCTGTACAATTCCTCTTCACATCATGTCAACATGTCAAGACTCATGATGGATGCTCATCGTCAACAGCAACAACATCCTTTGGTTAACCCGGAGATTCTCAAACTCGCTAcctctctcttttctcaaaaccaaacccaaacccaaaaccaCAACCAAAACCTAAACTTCGTGGTGGATCATGACACAAATACCCACGAGCACCACTCAGTTTATCATCAAGATGTTAACCAAGCCGGAGTAAATCAGTACCAAACCGGCCATCAAGATTACCAACCTTGCATGCCGCCATTCCCCAATGAAGCTCAGTTCAACGACATGGGTCATCAGTTCAATGGTTTCGGAGAACAAGCTCTCGCTTCAACCTCGAATACATCGGTCCAAGATTGCAATATTCCATCGTTCAACAACTTTGCGAACTCTAGTTTTGTATTAGATCCTTCTTATTCGGACCAGAGCTTTAGCTTTGCTAATTCGGTCTTGAACACGCCATCCTCGAGCCCGACAACATTAAACTCCAGTTCCACGACTTACATCAATAGTAGCAGTTGCAACACTGAGGATGAAATGGAAAGCTATTGCAGTAATCTCGTAAAGTTTGATATTTCCGATTTCTTAGACGTTAATGATTTTctcatataa